Proteins co-encoded in one Dyella japonica A8 genomic window:
- a CDS encoding MmcQ/YjbR family DNA-binding protein, whose protein sequence is MAAATKGMTPRQAELLCAGWPGVTMDVKWGHELVFSVGGKMFLVMPMEGGRLAFKVPDERFLELSDQPGIIAAPYLARARWVSVVEPQRFATRELHEHIHTAYGLVRARLTKKLQRELGEWPLPEEKRK, encoded by the coding sequence ATGGCTGCTGCGACAAAAGGTATGACTCCCCGGCAGGCCGAACTGCTTTGCGCCGGCTGGCCGGGCGTCACCATGGATGTCAAATGGGGACACGAGCTGGTCTTCAGCGTGGGCGGAAAGATGTTCCTGGTCATGCCGATGGAAGGCGGCCGGCTCGCCTTCAAGGTGCCGGATGAGCGCTTCCTGGAACTGAGCGACCAGCCGGGTATCATCGCCGCCCCCTATCTCGCCCGTGCCCGCTGGGTCTCGGTGGTGGAGCCGCAACGCTTCGCCACGCGGGAGCTGCACGAGCACATCCACACGGCCTATGGGCTGGTTCGCGCCAGGCTCACCAAGAAACTGCAACGGGAGCTTGGTGAATGGCCGCTCCCTGAGGAAAAGCGCAAGTGA
- a CDS encoding GNAT family N-acetyltransferase, with the protein MTPAIDYSNSRHALVPARSTERFARPRLVEVSKAPQGELVHTHDGRALYLRGIEPGDLAALKRQFTRLSPEDIRRRFLHCMGELPDSMAQRLVNIDPARETAFVLMDETVKPAEMRGVGRIFVDEAANSAEFSVLVEHDWARQGLGALLMQRLVDDCRRRGLSEIWGYVLLENRPMLHLCKDLGFVRRLSPEEPGTTQISLQL; encoded by the coding sequence ATGACTCCCGCCATCGATTACTCCAACAGCCGCCACGCGCTCGTTCCCGCGCGCAGCACCGAGCGCTTCGCCCGCCCTCGCCTGGTGGAAGTGTCCAAGGCGCCGCAGGGCGAGCTGGTGCATACCCACGACGGTCGCGCGCTGTACCTGCGTGGCATCGAACCGGGCGACCTGGCCGCGCTCAAGCGCCAGTTCACCCGCCTGTCGCCGGAGGACATCCGTCGCCGCTTCCTGCATTGCATGGGCGAATTGCCCGATTCGATGGCGCAGCGACTGGTCAACATCGACCCCGCGCGGGAAACCGCCTTCGTGCTGATGGACGAAACCGTCAAGCCGGCCGAGATGCGCGGCGTGGGCCGGATCTTCGTCGATGAGGCTGCCAACAGCGCCGAGTTCTCCGTGCTGGTGGAACACGACTGGGCCCGCCAGGGTCTGGGCGCCTTGCTGATGCAGCGCCTGGTCGACGACTGCCGCCGCCGCGGCCTGAGCGAGATCTGGGGCTACGTGCTGCTGGAGAACCGCCCCATGCTGCACCTGTGCAAGGATCTGGGCTTCGTGCGCCGCCTGTCGCCGGAAGAACCCGGCACCACGCAGATCTCGCTGCAGCTCTGA
- the mfd gene encoding transcription-repair coupling factor, producing MTKSIPHPSLPTSPKQRRFWTSPRGSSRALLVAEAARSHSGLLVAVTRDTQRAHALEDELRVFAGNLPVLHFPDWETLPYDVFSPHPDIVSQRIATLYQLPNVQRGVLVVPIATLMQRIAPRSHITGAGLVVRKKQKLDLAAEQRRLEAAGYRNVPQVGEPGDFAVRGALIDIFPMGAAEPYRIELFDDEVESIRSFDPETQRSQQQVDHIELLPAREFPLTENAAKDFRTRLRERFPIDVRRCPLYQDMKEGVTPGGIEYYLPMFFEQTATLFDYLADNAVFLLGEGALESADQFWTQTGERYDQRAHDIERPVLPPAELYLQPELLREQLNKRLRVELVESSHEHALPSGTQPAPELPLNRKGEEPGTSLRHFLSSYPGRVLIAADSAGRREALIEQLASAGLKPDTVEGWPAFLAGADKLRLAITIAGLEQGFALNDPAVTVLTERELFGERVRTERKRRRGAARDPESIIRDLTELTIGAPIVHVDHGVGRYQGLVSMELGGMEGEFLTIEYAKGDKLYVPVAQLGLVSRYTGTAPELAPLHSLGGDAWERARRKAAEKVRDVAAELLAIYAQREARGGESMPIDRQMVEEFGASFPFEETPDQEQAIDSVLKDLAAPRAMDRVICGDVGFGKTEVALRAAFAAATAGRQVAVLVPTTLLAQQHYRNFADRFADWPVKVDVLSRFKSSKEVNEALKRLGDGQVDVIVGTHKLLAPDIKFKNLGLVIVDEEQRFGVRQKEQLKKLRAEVDLLTMTATPIPRTLNMAMSGLRDLSLIATPPAHRMAVRTFIAQWEPALIREAFQRELQRGGQVYFLHNEVDTIERAARELEELIPEARIGVAHGQMAERELERVMADFHRQRFNVLVCTTIIETGIDIPTANTIIINRADRFGLAQLHQLRGRVGRSHHRAYAYLVVPDRKAMTADAEKRLEAIASLEELGAGFTLATHDLEIRGAGELLGDEQSGQIQEIGFGLYTELLERAVRALKSGKLPDFDLSSEHETEVELHLPALIPDDYLPDVHTRLTLYKRIASARNEDHLRDLQVEMIDRFGLLPDPAKQLFAIAQLKLMATPLGIRKLDFGANGGRITFRDKPEVDPMAIIRLIQGQPRVYKLDGQDKLKVNLELPGATERIRAAQEVLVQLGARRPG from the coding sequence ATGACCAAGTCGATTCCCCACCCCTCCCTGCCCACCAGCCCCAAGCAGCGCCGTTTCTGGACGTCGCCGCGCGGTTCCTCGCGCGCCCTGCTGGTCGCCGAGGCCGCGCGCAGCCATTCCGGCCTGCTGGTGGCCGTTACCCGCGACACGCAGCGTGCACACGCACTGGAAGACGAACTGCGCGTCTTCGCGGGCAACCTGCCGGTGCTGCATTTCCCCGATTGGGAAACGCTGCCCTACGACGTGTTCAGTCCGCACCCGGACATCGTCTCGCAGCGCATCGCCACGCTGTACCAGTTGCCCAACGTGCAACGCGGCGTGCTGGTCGTGCCCATCGCCACGCTGATGCAGCGCATTGCCCCACGCAGCCATATCACCGGGGCGGGACTGGTGGTGCGGAAGAAGCAGAAGCTCGACCTTGCCGCCGAACAACGGCGACTGGAAGCGGCCGGCTACCGCAACGTGCCGCAGGTGGGCGAGCCGGGCGATTTCGCCGTGCGCGGCGCGCTGATCGACATCTTCCCGATGGGTGCGGCCGAACCGTACCGCATCGAGCTGTTCGACGACGAAGTGGAATCCATCCGCAGCTTCGATCCGGAGACGCAGCGCTCACAGCAGCAGGTGGACCACATCGAGCTGTTGCCCGCGCGCGAGTTCCCGCTCACCGAGAACGCCGCCAAGGATTTCCGCACGCGCCTGCGCGAGCGCTTCCCCATCGACGTGCGCCGCTGCCCGCTTTACCAAGACATGAAGGAAGGCGTGACGCCGGGCGGCATCGAGTATTACCTGCCGATGTTCTTCGAGCAGACCGCCACGCTGTTCGACTACCTGGCCGACAACGCCGTCTTCCTGTTGGGCGAAGGCGCCCTGGAATCCGCCGACCAGTTCTGGACGCAGACCGGCGAGCGTTATGACCAGCGCGCGCATGACATCGAACGTCCGGTGTTGCCGCCCGCCGAGCTGTACCTGCAACCTGAACTGTTGCGCGAGCAGCTCAACAAACGCCTGCGCGTCGAGCTGGTGGAAAGCAGCCACGAGCACGCGCTGCCCAGCGGCACGCAGCCGGCGCCGGAGCTTCCGCTCAACCGCAAGGGCGAAGAGCCGGGCACGTCGCTGCGTCATTTCCTGTCGAGTTACCCGGGGCGCGTACTGATCGCCGCCGATTCGGCCGGGCGCCGCGAGGCATTGATCGAGCAGCTCGCCAGTGCTGGCTTGAAGCCCGACACGGTGGAAGGCTGGCCAGCCTTCCTCGCAGGCGCGGACAAGCTGCGCCTTGCCATCACCATCGCCGGGCTGGAACAGGGTTTTGCACTCAACGACCCGGCGGTCACAGTGCTTACCGAGCGCGAACTGTTCGGCGAGCGCGTGCGGACGGAGCGCAAGCGCCGCCGCGGCGCGGCGCGTGATCCGGAAAGCATCATCCGCGATCTCACCGAACTGACCATTGGCGCGCCCATCGTCCACGTCGACCACGGCGTGGGTCGTTACCAGGGCCTGGTGTCGATGGAACTGGGCGGCATGGAGGGTGAGTTCCTCACCATCGAGTACGCCAAGGGCGACAAGCTCTACGTGCCGGTGGCGCAACTGGGCCTGGTCAGCCGCTACACCGGCACCGCGCCCGAACTGGCGCCGCTGCATTCACTGGGCGGCGACGCCTGGGAACGCGCACGCCGCAAGGCCGCGGAAAAGGTGCGCGACGTGGCCGCCGAACTGCTCGCCATCTATGCGCAGCGCGAAGCGCGCGGCGGCGAGTCGATGCCGATCGACCGCCAGATGGTGGAGGAATTTGGTGCCAGCTTCCCGTTCGAGGAAACACCGGACCAGGAACAGGCTATCGATTCGGTGCTGAAGGACCTTGCCGCACCGCGCGCGATGGACCGCGTGATCTGCGGCGACGTGGGCTTCGGCAAAACCGAGGTCGCGCTGCGCGCTGCGTTCGCCGCCGCCACCGCCGGCCGCCAGGTCGCCGTGTTGGTGCCCACCACCCTGCTCGCCCAACAGCACTACCGCAACTTCGCCGACCGCTTCGCCGACTGGCCGGTGAAGGTGGACGTGCTGTCGCGCTTCAAGTCGTCCAAGGAAGTGAACGAGGCGCTGAAACGCCTTGGCGACGGCCAGGTCGACGTGATCGTGGGCACGCACAAGCTGCTCGCACCGGATATCAAGTTCAAGAACCTCGGCCTGGTCATCGTCGACGAAGAACAGCGCTTTGGCGTGCGCCAGAAAGAACAGCTCAAGAAGCTGCGTGCGGAAGTGGACCTGCTCACCATGACGGCCACGCCGATTCCGCGCACGCTCAACATGGCGATGAGCGGTTTGCGCGACCTGTCGCTGATCGCCACCCCGCCCGCCCATCGCATGGCCGTGCGCACCTTCATCGCGCAATGGGAACCGGCGCTGATCCGCGAGGCCTTCCAGCGTGAGCTGCAGCGTGGCGGCCAGGTGTACTTCCTGCACAACGAAGTGGACACCATCGAGCGCGCGGCGCGGGAACTGGAAGAGTTGATCCCGGAAGCGCGCATCGGCGTCGCCCATGGCCAGATGGCCGAGCGCGAACTGGAACGCGTGATGGCGGATTTCCACCGCCAGCGCTTCAACGTGCTGGTGTGTACCACCATCATCGAGACCGGCATCGATATTCCGACGGCCAATACCATCATCATCAACCGCGCTGACCGCTTCGGCCTCGCGCAACTGCATCAGTTGCGCGGCCGCGTGGGGCGTTCGCATCACCGCGCCTATGCGTACCTCGTCGTGCCCGACCGCAAGGCGATGACGGCCGATGCGGAGAAACGCCTCGAAGCCATCGCTTCGCTGGAAGAGCTCGGCGCGGGTTTTACGCTGGCCACGCATGACCTGGAAATCCGCGGTGCTGGCGAACTGCTGGGCGACGAGCAGTCCGGCCAGATCCAGGAAATCGGCTTCGGCCTCTACACCGAACTGCTGGAGCGTGCGGTACGCGCGCTGAAATCCGGCAAGCTGCCCGACTTCGACCTCAGCAGCGAGCACGAGACGGAAGTCGAACTGCACCTGCCCGCGCTGATCCCCGACGATTACCTGCCGGATGTCCATACCCGCCTGACGCTGTACAAGCGCATCGCCAGTGCACGCAACGAGGACCATCTGCGCGACCTGCAGGTGGAAATGATCGACCGTTTCGGCCTGCTGCCCGATCCCGCCAAGCAATTGTTCGCCATTGCCCAGCTCAAGCTCATGGCTACGCCACTGGGCATCCGCAAGCTGGATTTTGGCGCCAACGGTGGACGCATCACCTTCCGCGACAAGCCGGAGGTGGATCCGATGGCGATCATCCGGCTGATCCAGGGGCAGCCGCGCGTGTACAAGCTGGATGGGCAGGACAAGCTCAAGGTGAATCTGGAGTTGCCGGGGGCGACGGAGCGCATTCGGGCGGCGCAGGAAGTGTTGGTGCAGTTGGGGGCGCGGCGGCCGGGGTGA
- a CDS encoding VOC family protein, giving the protein MITNRSMPPGIIIPELAYPDVLEAAAWLCRALGFRERLRIADHRVQLTYEGCSIVVTELPNHGQTVDHAHAVMVHVADVDQHHARARAAGARVLQPPTDYPYGERQYSLEDIGGHRWKFSQSIADADPAEWGGTLMTESP; this is encoded by the coding sequence ATGATCACCAACCGCTCCATGCCTCCCGGCATCATCATCCCCGAGCTCGCCTACCCCGACGTCCTCGAAGCCGCCGCCTGGCTATGCCGCGCACTCGGCTTCCGCGAGCGCTTGCGCATTGCCGATCACCGCGTGCAATTGACCTATGAAGGCTGCTCCATCGTCGTCACCGAACTCCCAAACCATGGACAAACCGTCGACCACGCACACGCGGTCATGGTGCACGTTGCCGATGTCGACCAACACCACGCGCGAGCCCGCGCAGCCGGCGCACGTGTGCTCCAACCACCAACCGATTACCCTTACGGTGAACGCCAGTATTCTCTCGAGGACATCGGCGGCCACCGCTGGAAGTTCTCCCAATCCATCGCCGATGCCGACCCCGCTGAGTGGGGTGGCACGTTGATGACAGAGTCACCCTGA
- a CDS encoding calcium:proton antiporter → MTLDSPRPEGQPMFNLKMLIRPAIAWATVALFLVFGSDWMQHLSRHDIGLSLFAWLFFVIVWGSFGVVHEAEELAGLLGEPVGTLVLTLSIVLIEVVLISAVMLGAGDTATLARDTMFAVLMIVLNGVVGLGLLVGGIRHHEQAYNLHGASAFLAVIIPLATIALVLPNFTTSTSDGSLTPVQAVSFSILTIGLYGLFLWLQTGRHKGYFVAPRSDTDENVPEDLPPPPRRPRKGEMLFHLLLLLVNILPIVILSKSLAKVLDYGIAATGAPQSLGGIIIAMLVFTPEGISALIAIRRDQLTRAINLCLGGAASTVGLTVPAVLAIGLFTGKPVVLGLPSASMVLLASTLVLSTLTFSGWRTTMLEGAVHLSMFVVFLVLVFSP, encoded by the coding sequence ATGACCCTCGACTCACCGCGCCCCGAAGGGCAGCCGATGTTCAACCTGAAGATGCTGATACGGCCAGCGATAGCGTGGGCGACGGTTGCCCTGTTCCTGGTTTTCGGTTCGGACTGGATGCAGCACCTGAGCCGCCACGACATCGGGCTTTCACTGTTCGCCTGGCTGTTCTTCGTGATCGTCTGGGGCTCCTTCGGCGTCGTGCACGAGGCCGAGGAGCTGGCCGGTCTGCTGGGTGAACCCGTCGGCACACTGGTGCTCACCTTGTCCATCGTGCTGATCGAGGTGGTGTTGATCTCCGCCGTGATGCTCGGTGCGGGCGATACCGCCACGCTGGCGCGCGACACCATGTTCGCCGTGCTGATGATCGTGTTGAACGGCGTGGTGGGGTTGGGCCTGCTGGTCGGCGGCATCCGCCACCATGAGCAGGCGTACAACCTGCACGGTGCCTCGGCATTTCTTGCCGTGATCATCCCGCTCGCCACCATCGCACTGGTGCTGCCGAACTTCACCACGTCGACATCGGATGGTTCGCTCACTCCCGTGCAGGCGGTGAGTTTCTCCATCCTTACCATTGGTTTGTACGGCTTGTTTCTGTGGTTGCAGACAGGGCGCCACAAGGGCTATTTCGTGGCGCCGCGTTCGGATACCGACGAGAACGTGCCGGAAGATCTACCGCCGCCGCCGCGCCGTCCGCGCAAGGGCGAGATGCTGTTCCACCTGCTGTTGTTGCTGGTCAACATCCTGCCGATCGTGATCCTGTCCAAGAGCCTGGCCAAGGTGCTCGACTACGGCATCGCGGCGACCGGCGCGCCCCAGTCGCTGGGCGGCATCATCATCGCCATGCTGGTGTTCACGCCGGAGGGTATTTCGGCCTTGATCGCCATTCGCCGCGACCAGCTGACGCGCGCGATCAACCTGTGCCTGGGTGGTGCGGCTTCGACCGTCGGCCTTACCGTGCCGGCGGTGCTCGCCATCGGCCTGTTCACCGGCAAGCCGGTGGTGCTAGGCCTGCCATCGGCCAGCATGGTGCTGCTGGCATCCACGCTGGTGCTGAGCACGCTGACCTTCTCGGGATGGCGCACCACGATGCTCGAAGGCGCGGTGCACCTGTCGATGTTCGTGGTGTTCCTGGTGCTGGTCTTCAGCCCGTAG
- the egtD gene encoding L-histidine N(alpha)-methyltransferase: MSVQAFEIRDDDRRPPVDDLLGIVQRGLRARPKRLPSWLFYDERGSQLFEAICEQPEYYLTRCEIALMDAHAGDIADVLGEDVRLVEYGSGNAIKTRMLLEHLHAPVSYVPVEISHEPLRNSMQALNERFPAVPVQPLHADFTRALRLPIPPRAPRRTVIYFPGSTIGNFEARDAAELLRKMRNEMGDNGGILIGADLKKDTHTIEAAYNDRAGITAEFTLNMLVRLNREIGSDFDLASFRHRAHYNAMAGRIETFLVSTRDQKVRVGKQQVNFGAEEAMQVEYSCKYSPEDFAALAGKAGLAVAHEWTDPDGMFAVYYLVRTGARPA; the protein is encoded by the coding sequence ATGAGTGTGCAAGCGTTTGAGATCCGCGACGATGATCGTCGCCCGCCGGTCGACGATCTGCTCGGCATCGTGCAGCGCGGCCTGCGCGCACGCCCCAAGCGCTTGCCGTCGTGGCTGTTCTATGACGAGCGCGGCTCACAACTGTTCGAAGCGATCTGCGAGCAGCCCGAGTACTACCTGACCCGCTGCGAGATCGCGCTGATGGACGCGCATGCCGGCGATATCGCCGACGTGCTGGGCGAGGATGTGCGCCTGGTGGAGTACGGCAGCGGCAACGCGATCAAGACGCGCATGCTGCTGGAGCATCTCCACGCGCCGGTTTCCTATGTGCCCGTGGAGATCTCCCACGAGCCATTGCGCAACAGCATGCAGGCGCTGAACGAGCGCTTCCCGGCGGTTCCGGTGCAACCACTGCATGCCGACTTCACCCGTGCCTTGCGCCTGCCGATTCCACCGCGTGCACCGCGTCGCACGGTGATCTATTTTCCGGGTTCCACCATCGGCAATTTCGAGGCGCGCGACGCCGCCGAATTGCTGCGCAAGATGCGCAACGAGATGGGTGACAACGGTGGCATCCTGATCGGCGCGGACCTGAAGAAAGACACCCACACCATCGAGGCGGCCTACAACGACAGGGCAGGCATCACCGCCGAGTTCACCCTGAACATGCTGGTGCGCCTCAACCGCGAGATCGGTAGCGATTTTGACCTCGCCAGCTTCCGTCACCGTGCGCACTACAACGCCATGGCCGGACGCATCGAGACCTTCCTGGTCAGCACGCGCGACCAGAAAGTGCGTGTCGGCAAGCAGCAGGTGAATTTCGGCGCGGAAGAGGCCATGCAGGTGGAATACAGCTGCAAATACTCGCCCGAAGATTTCGCCGCGCTCGCCGGCAAGGCAGGGCTTGCGGTGGCGCATGAGTGGACCGACCCGGACGGCATGTTCGCCGTGTACTACCTCGTCAGGACCGGCGCGCGGCCGGCCTGA